TTTGTTTGATGGCGTCTAAATTTTTGCCAAACTCGCTCCAAAATTTATCAACTCTGCTTGCAAAGCTAGAGCTCTTTTTAGAAAACCACATTTTTATCCTTGTTTATTAAAATTTTCAACATTTTTTTGCGTATAAATTTTCATCGATGGAAATTCTAAAGCACTTAGCTTATCGTATCCTTCTTGATTATAAACACAGCCAGTATCGATATTGGCGCTATTTGTATAGAGCTTAGCCTCACGCACTGGCGTGTGTCCGTAGACATTAAATATGCCTTTAACTTGCATCATATCGCCTCTGCCTGATAGTACATGCCTTCTAAACTCATCTCTTGAACTATCATCATCTCTTAAAGTCCAAAATTTGCCAACCGCCGAGTGCGAAACAACCAAATGCTCGCCATTTTGGTTTTTACACTCTTTAAATTCCAGATAAACTGGCCTTTGATCTAAAAAATCAATATGCCTTTGCTTGAACCCCACGCTTTGGCCAAGGTATGATCCATATGTCGCCACGCCACCATTGTTGAAAAACCAACTCGTATCAAATGGTGCTTGGTTGTTTAAAAATTCATATTTATTGCTTAGCAACCTTCTTTCGTGATTTCCCATTACCATTTTATAGTTATTTTGTATGATAAGTTCGACCACATCGCAACTAAAAAGCCCCCGATCTATCACATCTCCGACAAAGCAAATTTGTGATTTTTCTTTGTCTGGAAACTGCTTGATAAGCTCTAAAAGTGTATTAAAACAGCCGTGCACATCGCCTATGATATAAATTTGCTTGCTCAATTTTTCTCCTTTGTGCCAAATTTTAGTCTATTAAACTTAAAAATGTAGTGTTAAGAAAACACTTTTGTATAGCTGTACTATATTGGCGTAATGCTAGCGATATATAAAGTTAAAACCTAGTAAAAGATATTTAAAATTTAAGGAATTTAAAGTAGAAGGGAGCCTAAGCTCCCTAAAATCATTGTGCGTAAAAGCCGCTGACCTTACCTGTTAGGTCGATCATGATGTTTTTCATTTGAGTGTAGTGCTCAAGGATGATCTTGTGAGTTTCGCGGCCGATACCTGAGTTTTTGTATCCGCCAAATGGGCTGCCTGCTGGGATTTGGTTGTAGGTGTTGATCCAGACTCTGCCAGTCTCCATAGACCTTGCAACGCGAAGTGCTTTTGTGATGTCTTGCGTGAAAATTCCGCCACCTAGGCCGTATTCACTATCATTTACCATTTTTATAAGCTCGGCTTCATCTTTAAATTTAATGACAACGCCAACCGGGCCAAAAATTTCTTCTTGCGCCACTCTCATATCATTTGTCACATCAACTAGCAACGTTGGCTCGACAAATGCGCCCTTGTCGCAACCATTTGCTGTGTAGGCTTTGCCACCGACTGCCACTTTTGCACCTTCTTTTTTGCCGATCTCGACGTAGTTTAGAATTTGCTCAGCTTGTTTTTTATTGATTTGTGAGCCCATTTGAGTGCTAGGATCGAGCGGATCGCCAACTTTTATAGTGCTAAATTTCTTAACCGCAGCTTCTATAAATTTGTCATAAAAGCTCTCTTCTACGAAAATTCTTGATCCCGCGCAGCAAACTTGACCTTGGTTAAACAAAATTCCAAGCTGAAGGCCGTCAAGTGCTTTGTCTAAATTTGCGTCGCTAAAGAAGATATTTGCGCTCTTGCCACCAAGCTCAAGTGTAGCTGGGATGATGCGATGAGCCGCAGCTATGGCGATATCGCGACCGATCTCGGTTGAGCCAGTAAATGCTAGCTTGTCAAGGCCTGGATGGTTTTTGATCCACTCGCCGCTCTTGCTGCCTCTGCCGGTTACGATGTTAATAAGGCCTTTTGGCAAAATTTTATCTATCAGTCTAAATAGCTCAAGCACACTTAGACTTGTCTCGCTTGAAGGCTTAAATACGCTCGCATCGCCTGCTGCAATCACTGGAGCTAGCTTCCAAGCTGCCATTAAAAATGGAAAATTCCAAGGCACGATCTGACCCACAACTCCTAGTGGCTCGCGTAAAACGATAGAGAGCTGCTTCTCGTCAAGCACGTTTGCGCTGCCTTCTTCGCCCATGATGACGCCAGCAAAGTACCTAAAATGCTCGGCTGCAAAAGGAATATCAACATTTAGCGTTTCGCGGATTGGCTTGCCGTTATCCATGCTCTCAACTTTTGCGAGGTGCTCTTTGTGCTCATCAATGATATCAGCGATCTTGTTTAGCAGCTTTGCTCGCTCGCTAATTTTAGTGTGTTTAAATTTCTTAAAAGCCTCACGTGCAGCACGTACAGCGTCATTTACATCTTCTTCAGTCGCATCTGCGATCTTTGCAAGGTGCTCGCCGTTTGCTGGACTTTTAGCATCAAGGGTAGCGCCGTCTTTCGCGTCGCGCCACTCACCATTTATGAAAAGTCCATATTTTTCTAGTAACTTCATACTTTTCTCCTTGATTAAGATTTTGTAGAAGGATTATAATACTAATAAAGTTTATCAAAAATAAATTTTTGCTATAAATTATTTTTTTTAATAAAATTTATTATCTAATATTAGAAATTTTGGATTTAGTCTTTCCAAGAAAGCGAAAAAGTAGTTTCTTTACCAAGTTCGCTTTGGCATTTTACTACGATATCATTTTTCTTGCAGCACTCTTTAACTAAATTTAGCCCTATGCCAAAGCCGCCTTGATCGTCGTTAAATCTCGTGTAGCGGTCAAAAATTTTCATCTGATCCTCTCTGCTGATGCCTCGACCGGTGTTACTTATGCTAAAGAAATTTGGCTCTAAAACGATGCGTACTTCTGAATTTTGCGCTGCGTATTTTGCGGCATTACTTAGGAGATTATCTAAAATTTTGCTCATATCCTCAAGGTCTGCGTTTATGAAGCTTGACTTTAGACTGGCGTCTATCTTAAGCCCGCGTTTGGCAAAAAATGGCGAGAAGTAGTTTAGTCTTTGTGCGGTTAGTAATTTTAGGTCTATGAGCTCTTTTTTGCCAGGCTTATCTAGATTAAAGCTTAGATGAACGAGCGCGTCATAAATATTATTTAGGCTCTTTGCGGCAAGGCTGATATTTTTAAAACGCTTTAAATTTCGCTCATTTA
This window of the Campylobacter concisus genome carries:
- a CDS encoding metallophosphoesterase; the encoded protein is MSKQIYIIGDVHGCFNTLLELIKQFPDKEKSQICFVGDVIDRGLFSCDVVELIIQNNYKMVMGNHERRLLSNKYEFLNNQAPFDTSWFFNNGGVATYGSYLGQSVGFKQRHIDFLDQRPVYLEFKECKNQNGEHLVVSHSAVGKFWTLRDDDSSRDEFRRHVLSGRGDMMQVKGIFNVYGHTPVREAKLYTNSANIDTGCVYNQEGYDKLSALEFPSMKIYTQKNVENFNKQG
- a CDS encoding aldehyde dehydrogenase family protein; translated protein: MKLLEKYGLFINGEWRDAKDGATLDAKSPANGEHLAKIADATEEDVNDAVRAAREAFKKFKHTKISERAKLLNKIADIIDEHKEHLAKVESMDNGKPIRETLNVDIPFAAEHFRYFAGVIMGEEGSANVLDEKQLSIVLREPLGVVGQIVPWNFPFLMAAWKLAPVIAAGDASVFKPSSETSLSVLELFRLIDKILPKGLINIVTGRGSKSGEWIKNHPGLDKLAFTGSTEIGRDIAIAAAHRIIPATLELGGKSANIFFSDANLDKALDGLQLGILFNQGQVCCAGSRIFVEESFYDKFIEAAVKKFSTIKVGDPLDPSTQMGSQINKKQAEQILNYVEIGKKEGAKVAVGGKAYTANGCDKGAFVEPTLLVDVTNDMRVAQEEIFGPVGVVIKFKDEAELIKMVNDSEYGLGGGIFTQDITKALRVARSMETGRVWINTYNQIPAGSPFGGYKNSGIGRETHKIILEHYTQMKNIMIDLTGKVSGFYAQ